The proteins below come from a single Leopardus geoffroyi isolate Oge1 chromosome D3, O.geoffroyi_Oge1_pat1.0, whole genome shotgun sequence genomic window:
- the LOC123587512 gene encoding translation initiation factor IF-2-like, whose protein sequence is MAASQREHAAGVGRSALSPGGALSPGDALSPGGALGPGGAPSPGDALGPGGALSPADALGPGGALRPGGRAQQESGVARSGETPAWRDRASRARDAPDASPDLRLGEGPCGRGAPPRRAEDRVPSTAEVCARPGDPPRGGPGWVCPPPAPGDAGGPSAPSFSDDLESRGGGGGGCPSRCGRGPEEQGAEVSRVRNLTWSPVRRKQAHRVPEASAGPPSAPIAGTPGPGRQPGLLVGAQPLRHIVTEGPKDVLDVPLPDSPSASQPRPIHRALPRPRPESGPPRPGGWGGVTGSPPTLTGSRGVTSTGPVHAGKGGQIAHRPPAAHCSGPVRAHLRAC, encoded by the exons ATGGCTGCGTCCCAGCGGGAACACGCGGCCGGGGTGGGGCGGAGCGCGCTCAGTCCTGGGGGCGCGCTCAGTCCTGGGGACGCGCTCAGCCCTGGTGGGGCGCTCGGCCCCGGGGGCGCGCCCAGCCCTGGGGACGCGCTCGGCCCCGGGGGCGCGCTCAGCCCTGCGGACGCGCTCGGCCCCGGGGGCGCGCTCAGGCCCGGGGGGCGCGCTCAGCAGGAGAGTGGGGTGGCTCGGTCTGGG GAAACACCTGCGTGGCGAGACCGCGCCTCGAGAGCCAGGGACGCACCAGACGCGTCCCCCGACCTGCGCCTGGGCGAGGGGCCGTGTGGACGCGGTGCGCCGCCACGGAGAGCAGAGGACAGGGTGCCGTCCACGGCCGAGGTCTGCGCGAGGCCTGGGGACCCCCCTCGTGGGGGCCCGGGTTGggtctgccctccccccgcccccggtgaTGCCGGCGGTCCCTCCGCACCTTCGTTTTCCGACGACCTggagagtcgggggggggggggggggggctgcccgTCCCGATGCGGGCGGGGCCCTGAGGAGCAGGGTGCAGAAGTGAGCCGTGTCAGGAACCTCACCTGGTCTCCGGTGAGGCGGAAACAGGCCCACCGTGTGCCCGAAGCCTCCGCAGGCCCGCCTTCCGCTCCCATCGCAGGTACCCCAGGCCCAGGGCGGCAGCCGGGACTGCTGGTCGGGGCGCAGCCTCTCAGACACATCGTGACCGAAGGACCGAAGGACGTGCTGGACGTGCCGCTCCCTGACTCGCCAAGTGCTTCCCAGCCTCGGCCCATTCACAGAGCTCTTCCCCGACCGAG GCCCGAGAGCGGTCCACCCCgtcctggaggctggggtggCGTGACAGGCTCCCCTCCCACTCTCACTGGATCACGTGGAGTCACGTCCACTGGTCCTGTTCATGCTGGCAAAGGCGGGCAGATTGCTCACCGGCCCCCAGCCGCCCACTGCTCTGGACCCGTCAGGgcacatctcagagcctgctaa